A region of the Hydra vulgaris chromosome 12, alternate assembly HydraT2T_AEP genome:
TGTATCTGTCCAAGATGAGACAATTTCTCCCATGACAACTCTTTGtcttctactttttttaaatgctacaATCCAAACTAACAAGTTACCAGAAATCCCATAacctttaaattttaacaatagtcTTTTATGGGGCACTGAATCAAATACCTTTGCGAACTCTAAGTAAATTACAGgtatattctgaaataaataatacaagatTGCATCTAATGTCTCAATAAGGTTGGTTGAAcaagatctttttttaacaaagtcgTATTGAATTTTCGAAACGCTGCAttcatgtaaaatatattatacatttccTGGACTGATTTACCATTAAAACACGTAGACCAATCCACATTGGAAAACAATCTATTAAATGAATCGAAATTTGCTTTCTTATAATCTCGTACAATTACTTCctcatttataaaacttttctgatctaacaaaattttttaacttaaaacttaGTTCCCTCTTTCAATATTTTCTAGAACTGGATGTAATTCAATTTAGAATAATCTGTTCTCTTGTGTTGTAAATAATAACTCAAGAGTGTTGAGGCATTCATTGTTTGATAATTGAAACGTTGGAAAAGAAACGTACTGAATGAATCATAAAATCTGTATTCATGAGAGCTATCATTGttttcaatcaattttataaCACCTTTGGAccatttaatatttagaaaattaaagtcccccattattataataaccttgaaattaagtttattaacatAGGATCTTGCagtttcaaatacctttttaacAATTTCCATTTCAACTATTTCATTTggtctgtatatataaataactattgTTATAGATATCAAATGCAACCCATATTTGCACAATTTTGTCGGAACTCGgaattttatctttaacttGATAAGATACAAAATTGTTATCTATGTATATTGCAACACCAACACCAATTCTACCATCTTTACAATCGTTTCTATACAAAAAGTAACCTTCTAAATTTGCAATCGAAGTCTCTTTGAACCAAGTTTCCGTTACTCCGATAATACATGGATTTTTATCACTACATAATACATTGAACTCctccattttattatttagcgaagttacattcatatataaacacataatgTGGTCAATCGACttgtagttttttaaatctGACAATTTTGTTTCCACGGATAGCATATCGAAATGTAGTATCAGCAGCAAGTTGAGAGTTTAGCTTATTTCTTTCTTTGAAAATCTAACATTCTCTCTGCTTCAGTAAGATCTGGTGAAATATACACGTTTTTAAGGTTACTAatgtttcttaattttttcgATTGGCACAAAAAAAGGTTTCTAATACTGGAATTTTCTAATTCAACCAAAACTGGACCCtgtgtttcctttttttttgaccGCAGtcttcttacattttttttttaacctcgGCTCCAAGactgttaaataatttttttattatcatcttCAACTTTTTCAGATTGCAAAGATTTGTCTGACTCGACTATTACATAAACAATTACACTTTTGgctcttttatttctttcattttgttcATTGACAGCTGAATTTACTACCGATAGTTGCTCTGGCAATCGCTTTTTACTCACTCTGCTAGCTATAATCCATCCGGAATTTTCTTCCATAGACTTCACTTTTTCCTCTAAATCGgaaattttattgcttttttcgGTTAATTCAagttctaatttaaaatttttttcattgtttcatCAATCTGCTTAGCATGCtctattttaaaagcatttaattcCCCCTGAACAGTTTGAGAGTTCACCATTATTAGAGATCGGTAATATTAAttgcaatacaaaatgtaaatCAAACTGTATGTAAAAAGTGTGGGTattttaaaagcgttttttaaataatgtttttgaatctttttatttatgtcaACTGGTATAAACATTTGTGGCTTTTTGTATGTTAAACTGCCATCAACAGctgtattaaaatttgaaatttggtACTAAATACACTTTATACCTCCCCTGCCCTTCCTGgcattgattttttaaattagtatgcAAAATGTATATTGATATATACAACTTAACGTGGTACAtctataaagaaatatatttcaacatgctgatttaatgttatatttttctggtgaagtatttaaaaagaaacacacaaacaaaagaaaaagaaacatacaaacaaaatatttattttttaaaagattaaataaaaattatgccCATCATTAATCCTATTTAGGCAGCAAAAAAAAAGGAGTAATCttcttcttaaaaataaattagatagAGCACGTAATTTACATTCTTCggcagaaaattaaaaaaaaaaatcataaaaacagtagataaagaaaaattaacaaaagtattatataaagaaTTTCTTAAAATGGCTCAAAAATCTCTATTACCATAAACTTTATCCTCTTCTTCGTTATTCTTATCCTCAAAGCCATTTCTATTCGCTCTTAATTTTTCCGTAAAAGTTCAATTTCCGGGATTCTGGgacaaaaatgtttcatttcCTGGGATCCCGAGAAATCCCGGATTTAGGTaacaagcaaaaatttattcaattagaTAGGAAAAAAGgtgtaaattttaacaaatatacaaaaaatgcgTTTTTGATGCTATTAGTTTCAAtcagaaaaagataaagaaattaaacacaaaataatttataaaaactaagactttaaaaacaaaacaaatatgaacttCATTAGCattaaatcttataaatattaaattttgaaatagttttttataaaacataaattgtcAATAGCACCATCACTTAACGATGACCGAACTTTCTTAATAAAAAGACCTACTAtcgaaaaagttttttctaactCGATTGATGTTGATGGGATAGTTAATAGAGCATTTTATAATTGAATTGGTGAGAAGAAGAACAGTACTAGcccattttttgttattttcacttttttcataattttattcaacttatGTCGATCTCTctatgtactataaaaataatactagtccatttttctttcattattttttgaaacaaagtagattgataaatagtttataaagtataaatgtttaaaacttaaacattgaTTATCTCGATATGAAAATATTGAACTAGtactgtttttctttttacctaTTCAATTTGTCTAAGCTATTTGTACGCTTTTTCGTTGTTTATAATTTGATGgattatttaaatgtgtttgTAAGTCAACTAAATTTTTCTTCCGCCTTTCGACAATTTTTTGCTGTTCATACTGTAGCATTTTAACCGAAAATCAATCTTGCGCAAaacatctaatttaaaaaataattttaatgcacaaaaataaaatttcattatttatttattttattttaagaatgaaaaataaaaacagtaatacACCCTCTGCATCAAGTAGGGATGGGTTTTGTCAGCCAATTCTTTCAATTCAGAGTTTTATTCGTTGTAATGCCGTTACTACAGCCTGCGCAACTAAATATTTCTCCTCcgaaatattgttaatattattgtgTTTAAAATCCATCAATGGTTTTTAAACACAATTCATTTTTGGTGATTTACGAAACATTCGTACAATTCTCCGGACATTTTGGATTTTTTGTGCAATGCTAATGTTGTCTAATAATCTATCGCTCAATGTCTTGCTTAATGTctcttaaattaaatgtttggCTCTACTGTACATTGTACTTGGCCCGTAGACACGggtttcaaagtggaggggCACAATTGTCTGTTTCTAAAAAAGTCCTTTGTAACTAgaattttctctaaaaaaaaagaaaaaagtcctCTAGAAAAAAACTGGGGGCACGTCCTTCCCGGTTCCCTCAGCGTCCTAGAGCCTGTACTGAAGCTACACAAACAAGTTACAACTTGAAACTAACCTGtggttattttatatttaacatctCATCTTATATTTAACTCCCCTTTGTTTAGTGTAATTTCTTGTAATTAGTCaccaatttttttcagttttggtTTGTGTCCCAGATAGATCATATATTACTATtgaatttgatttatatatttatttaaatttataaattgtaacttaAAATGgcaacaaattttattgaaatccCGGGATAACAAAACAGGATCCTGTTTGAGAAGCCCTATATTGTATATTGTAACTCACTTTTAGCGTTTTCAATCGTGATCTTTCTGAACATGTCCCAATAAAATGCATAAtgtgttttgatatatatacataaaaatatagagTCATTAATAACTGTATTATGGCATGTTGGAGTgtcgatttttttttactggtttGTTTGAAGAAGTAAATGTTGTTGTTTCATCTTTTACTTGGAGTTTTTGTTACCTTTACGTCACTTTGCTATAGACTTCTTTCTTCTGTTAGATGACCATATATTAAAGTGGTAATATAAATGAATGCTTGAAAATCTGCACAAAAAACACTATTTATCTTGATCATTAAAACGCTTTTTGctcaattataatatataattataattgaatatgtattttttaattttacaaaaacaattatctttttatatttttcaatgtttaagCCATCTAAAAAGTACATATGTGAAAATTCGAAAAAGTTAAGATTATTCATAGATCATAGTACCGCCTATAGCATTTGTCTAAAGCATAAAGTAATCGGTTTGCACTCTTATAACAAGCATACCAATTACAGCATATTAATAagattaattataataataatcgATATAAATTTTGCTTGGCAACACAAATTGTTGAcacttattttaatataagtttttacctaattttttttctcctttagataaatattttattgtctaTTGTCAGATATCTAATATAATgctctttttcaatttttgtgaAACTTATGTGTGATTATGTGTGATTATGGTTTCGTTAACTTTCATTGATTTAGAGGCTCTTCATTTATAGTCGgaaacttttatgtataacttattcgtataaaattatttgcagtaaaaaaaaaacagaaataaaaacagaaCATTAACTCATTATCTTGAAATAATAATTGCGAAATTATTGTACgcatttttgtaatattttatgcaaagcaaaaaatgcaaaagcagtaagaggaaaaaaagaaagaaaaaaaaaaaacatttattgttgaaccaaatataaaaaaattgtattaatatactaaaagatattttagggtttaaaaaaatgaaaaaacacaGCAAGAATAATTTTCAGATTAAGTATTGAATAAACAACCTCTTCACgtttatacaaacaaaaatttcaagaatTAACTTTCAAGGATTTAAATGTTATCctgttcaaatattttatgtttcaagaAACATTAACTTCAgactttttctgttttatttaatttataaaaatgatgatGTCGTTCATTCAATACTTGAGTAGAGAAAATAATtcattgtataaaaatatctcaaTGACGCATTTTTCCTTTAGAGGATTCTATGAATTAGTGCTACTAAAATTTGCATAAAcacatatttttatgttttgagtCACCATCACAAgcaataataagtatataaaagataacaatatattataaatttctatatataagaatatattcatatttttttttaaatgttaaatattctgcttacaaaatatgtataaatattctataatattaaatattttctactAAAGTCTAAAAAATACAACtccatatttcaaaaaaaaaaaaaaaaatactggttTCGGAACATTTTGCAACTAAGCAATACAAAATCAAGTAAATATGCCcaagtatataaaatttgaataaaatcctgtctaaaaaaattaactcaacAGACAcaagataatgataaaaatatagactagtataattttttctagaaatttattattttttttatattaaatatagaacTTTTATaggaatataaaaacaaaatttacccGTCAAcatgataaaataatttgtgtaattaaactaatgataaaactatatacatatatataaatatttaactttgacTATAATGTaatctaactttaattttaaaatttaaaagattgcttacaatcttttttattacaattaaaaaagcagTAAGTTAGGTTTCTGAAGTACTTGCTATTGAGAGAATTTTATCtgctttctttcttttttgttcaacttttataaatataattaaaattaaacagatAGCAAGAAGAACAGCAATGCTTAAACAAACAGCATGCACCTTTTTTACTGCAACAAGCCATCcacaataaaacacaaaagGAATACTATAAAATCGTCCTAATGTAATTGGAAATAAATATGATGAGCTTTCCGAAATTGGGTATGTCATTTCTGCTATCAGCGCAACTAATATTGGTccaaaggaaataaaaaaaaaagcactaattataaataatgtaaaagttAATACCATGCTGCTATATTGGGCTAACGATTCTGTAAAACCTATCCAAAACAATAAACTTGCAGttgctaaaaatattgatattgttTTATAGGCTTGAGTTTTATCAAGTATTATACCAAACACAATACTTCCTAATATACCAATAAGAATTCCTCCGAATCCTAACCACCCTATTGCAATATATTGATTTGGGAATTTCCaagataaaatttcattaagaaaACCAGGTGTAACTATAATTATAACACTGTTTAGTGCATATGAATTTCCACATAGATGATAGTTTTTATCTTTGAAAAGAACTTTGTattgttcttttaaaacttttatggtTAGTTTATCAGCAGTTATTCTCTTAGCTTCAGATCTTGATGGAGGGTTTTTTGGtctatctttaaaaaacatcattattagtaaaaaaagacAGCAGCATACAGCAGATTGTGAATAAATCAACTGTTTGATTTTCCTATCAATAAATAACATTTCAGTAACTGGATTCACATTTTTTAGTAGCAAAGCAGgttgtaaaaaacaaactgcAGCTCCAGCATTTCCAAGAATAACACCAAGACTGGTACTTATAGCTTGCTCACGCTCACTAAACCAAACAGCAGAAACTTCAGGTGCTAATTGTGGTAATATGCTTGCACCTATGGCTATTATAGTTTGACCAGTGACAAAATATGGAAAACCATTTCTATAAGCTCCTCCTATTAAAATAATTGCTCCAATTGCATTAACAGACGATGCCAAAATCATTGTACGACGCAAACCGATTTTAGAAGGCAAAAGTGATGCTGGAACTGCGACAAAAAGTTGCATTAGAGTAAAAGCATTATTTGaccaaaaaaatacttttttatcaatttgGTAAAAAGCACATATTATATCAGGAATAGTAAACAAACTCAACCATACAAATGTATTTGAAAACGCTGTTATACTATATAATGCTAATATCAACCAACGCCaggtaaatgtttttataactagATTACTATCGCTCGAAGATGTAACTAAAACCTTAATATCACCATGAATGCTCATTTCTCCTGATTGATAACTTAATTccatcaaagaaaaaaatattgttataatttaatcaactaatttacaaaaaacttcaatatatatatatatatatacactttctttacaagttttttttgccaAACCATGTCTGTTCATAATAATGTTGAGAAAAGTATTGCTCTTTTCGGGTACTTTGTAAATTACGCAACTGTTTTGTACTTCTGGTTGTACGGCCGCACGCTAATGCAAATTGGGTCTAGATTTTGGGTGTTTATAAAGTACGCACGAGCTTTTTTGAGAACGAgacttaaaacataatttttttaaaaaaagcacacTTTATAAACTGCAAACGTTATCGATTATAAATAGTTAACAccttttgttgttaaaaataggaaaaagtATTAACTCGGACTAGATCTCGGACATTCCAGGAGAAATAGCAGctaaatattaaaactgtttttactttaaaaacatattcaatttataatttatataaaaactattatatatatatatatatatatatatatatatatatatatatatatatatatatatatatatatatatatatatatatacacacacaagtatatactttttaaatataaaaatataaatatttttgttataaatatatatagattgttatgtaataaataaatacatataattattagtgtatttatgcatataaatatattagtgtatttatgcatatatatatgtatatactgtatacatatgcacatatatatatatatatataaatatatatatatatatatatatatatatatatatatatatatatatatatatatatatatatatatatatatatatatatatatatatatatatatatatatatatatatatatgccccAGTGGGCAACGGACTAaaaaaagacgtccaaaacgttcaaaagacgttcgaAACGTTTCAATATATACATGGTTCTTACTTTACTAAACGCAGTTCTTACCTGCGTTTTAAAGCGAAATAACTAAGTACTAATGTAACAAAAGTATactctaataatatatatatatatatatatatatatatatatatatatatatatatatatatatatatatatacatatatatatatatatatatatatatatatatatatatatatatatatatatatatatatatatatatatatatatgtatatatgtgtgtgtgtgtgtgtttgtgtatatatatatatatatatatatatatatatatatatatatatatatatatatatatatatatatatatatatatatacacacacacacacacatttataatatgtgtttataatatatatatatatatatatatatatatatatatatatatatatatatatatatatatatatatatatatatatatatatatatatatatatatatatatatattataaacattagcatttagctaattcctggTACTGcggatacatacatacatacatacatacatacagaaatacacaaatatatgtatacaaaaatatgaatatatatacaaagatatacaaatatatt
Encoded here:
- the LOC101238697 gene encoding heme transporter FLVCR2 codes for the protein MELSYQSGEMSIHGDIKVLVTSSSDSNLVIKTFTWRWLILALYSITAFSNTFVWLSLFTIPDIICAFYQIDKKVFFWSNNAFTLMQLFVAVPASLLPSKIGLRRTMILASSVNAIGAIILIGGAYRNGFPYFVTGQTIIAIGASILPQLAPEVSAVWFSEREQAISTSLGVILGNAGAAVCFLQPALLLKNVNPVTEMLFIDRKIKQLIYSQSAVCCCLFLLIMMFFKDRPKNPPSRSEAKRITADKLTIKVLKEQYKVLFKDKNYHLCGNSYALNSVIIIVTPGFLNEILSWKFPNQYIAIGWLGFGGILIGILGSIVFGIILDKTQAYKTISIFLATASLLFWIGFTESLAQYSSMVLTFTLFIISAFFFISFGPILVALIAEMTYPISESSSYLFPITLGRFYSIPFVFYCGWLVAVKKVHAVCLSIAVLLAICLILIIFIKVEQKRKKADKILSIASTSET